A genomic region of Xiphophorus couchianus chromosome 9, X_couchianus-1.0, whole genome shotgun sequence contains the following coding sequences:
- the tnni3k gene encoding serine/threonine-protein kinase TNNI3K isoform X2, translating into MGNYKSRPSQTCTDEWKKKVGESYSVIIEKLDDDFQLPESALADLHLAFSSDEAFQKVNVNYRTEKGLSLLHLCCVCEGNKAHMRTLILKGLRPSRLTRNGFTALHLAAYKDNAELVTELLHGGSDVQQVGYGALTALHVATLAGHHEAADILLQHGAIVNVQDAVFFTPLHIASYYGHEQVAKLLLKFGADVDASGEVGDRPLHLAAAKGFLDIINLLVGDGSKANVNARDNEEHIPLHFCARFGHHEIVHFLLQGSGEVQPHSVNIYGDTPLHLACYNGKFSAVKEMIQLSGTESFLKENIFSETPLHSACTYGKDLEMVKFLLGQNAMSINHQGRDGHTALHSACFHGHIRLVQFLLDNGADMNLVACDPSRSSGEKDEQTCLMWAYEKGHDAIVTLLKHYKRPDDSPCNEYSQPGGDGSYVSVPSPLGKIKSMTKEKAEVLVLRASLPSHFHLQLSELEFNEIIGSGSFGRVYRGKCRNKIVAIKRYRANTYCSKSDVDMFCREVSILCRLNHPCIIQFVGACLDDPSQFAIVTQYISGGSLFSLLHEQKRLIDLQSKLIIAIDVAKGMEYLHNLTQPIIHRDLNSHNILLYEDGHAVVADFGESRFLQSVDEDNLTKQPGNLRWMAPEVFTQCTRYSVKADMFSYALCLWELLTGEIPFAHLKPAAAAADMAYHHIRPPIGYSIPKPISALLMRGWNSCPEDRPEFSEVVSNLEECLSNIELMSPASSNSSGSLSPSSSSDCLLSRGGPGRSHVAALRSRFELEYALNTRAYAFWTQSERRRASGGLSLEEIRRNMQFSPIDRNGYVSDPMSTMRFRSSFSSSGSFEDNS; encoded by the exons ATGGGAAACTACAAATCCAGACCATCTCAGACATGCACAG ATGAGTGGAAGAAGAAAGTGGGCGAGTCGTACTCTGTGATCATTGAGAAGCTGGACGACGACTTCCAGCTTCCAGAAAGTGCTCTGGCAGACCTCCACCTTGCTTTCAG CTCCGATGAGGCTTTCCAGAAGGTGAACGTGAACTACCGAACGGAGAAGGGGCTGTCGCTGCTGCatctctgctgtgtgtgtgaag GAAATAAAGCTCACATGCGTACCCTCATACTCAAAGGCCTGCGTCCTTCTAGACTCACCAGGAATGGCTTCACTGCACTCCACCTGGCTGCTTACAAG GACAACGCAGAGCTGGTGACTGAACTCCTGCATGGTGGGTCAGACGTGCAGCAGGTGGGATACGGGGCCCTCACAGCTCTGCATGTTGCTACATTGGCTGGGCATCATGAG GCTGCTGACATACTCCTACAGCATGGAGCtattgtcaacgttcaggacgCTGTGTTTTTCACTCCGCTACATATTGCCTCCTACTATGGTCATGAGCAG GTTGCGAAGCTACTGCTGAAGTTTGGGGCAGATGTGGACGCCAGCGGTGAGGTGGGGGACCGGCCGCTGCACCTGGCTGCAGCCAAAGGCTTTCTTGACATCATAAACCTGCTGGTGGGAGATGGTAGCAAAGCTAATG TAAATGCCAGAGACAATGAAGAACACATTCCTCTCCACTTCTGTGCCCGTTTTGGTCACCATGAGATCgttcattttcttctccaaGGGAGCGGCGAAGTTCAGCCTCATTCTGTCAACATCTACGGGGACACACCGCTACACCT GGCTTGCTACAATGGCAAATTTAGTGCGGTGAAGGAGATGATACAGCTTTCTGGTACGGAAAGTTTCTTAAAGGAGAACATATTCAGTGAGACGCCACTTCACAG TGCATGTACTTACGGCAAAGACCTGGAGATGGTCAAATTCCTGCTGGGTCAGAACGCCATGAGCATCAATCATCAGGGCAGAGATGGCCACACAG CTCTTCACAGTGCCTGTTTCCATGGCCACATCCGCCTGGTGCAGTTTCTTCTGGACAACGGGGCCGACATGAACCTCGTGGCCTGTGATCCCAGCAGGTCCAGCGGGGAGAAAGACGAGCAGACTTGCCTGATGTGGGCTTACGAAaaag GTCACGATGCCATCGTCACCTTACTTAAACACTACAAACGTCCAGATGATTCCCCTTGTAATGAATACTCCCAGCCAGGAGGGG ACGGCTCCTATGTTTCAGTGCCATCTCCGCTTGGAAAAATCAAAAGCATGACTAAAG AAAAAGCTGAAGTGCTTGTGCTCCGGGCCAGCCTTCCATCTCATTTCCACCTTCAGCTGTCTGAGCTAGAGTTTAATGAAATTATCGGATCGG GCTCCTTTGGGAGAGTCTACAGAGGcaaatgcagaaacaaaattGTCGCCATAAAACG GTACAGAGCCAACACGTACTGCTCAAAGTCTGATGTGGACATGTTCTGCAGAGAGGTTTCCATCCTCTGTCGCCTCAATCACCCCTGTATCATCCAGTTTGTGGGAGCGTGCCTGGATGACCCCAGTCAGTTCGCCATCGTTACCCAGTACATCTCTGGAGGCTCGTTGTTCTCCCTGCTGCATGAGCAGAAGAG GCTCATCGACCTGCAGTCCAAGCTCATCATTGCCATCGACGTGGCCAAGGGCATGGAGTACCTGCACAACCTCACCCAGCCCATCATCCACCGGGATCTCAACAG TCACAATATCCTGCTCTATGAGGATGGACATGCAGTGGTGGCTGATTTTGGAG AATCGAGATTTTTACAATCGGTCGATGAAGATAATCTGACCAAGCAGCCAGGG AACCTGCGATGGATGGCTCCTGAAGTGTTCACCCAGTGCACCCGCTACTCGGTGAAGGCAGACATGTTCAGCTACGCCCTCTGTCTGTGGGAGCTGCTCACTGGAGAAATTCCTTTTGCACACCTGAAACCAG ctgctgctgctgcagacatGGCTTACCATCACATCCGGCCTCCTATTGGCTACTCAATCCCCAAACCCATCTCTGCTCTTCTCATGAGAGGCTGGAACTCCTGCCCAGAA GACAGGCCTGAATTCTCTGAAGTGGTTTCCAACTTGGAGGAATGTCTGAGCAACATTGAG TTGATGTCTCCAGCCTCCAGCAACAGCAGCGGCTCCCTTTcgccctcttcctcctctgactGTCTGCTGAGCCGAGGAGGACCCGGTCGAAGTCACGTGGCTGCCCTGCGCTCTCGTTTTGAGCTGGAGTACGCTCTCAACACCCGTGCCTACGCCTTCTGGACTCAGAG tgAGCGCCGCAGAGCTTCTGGTGGACTTTCACTGGAGGAAATCAGGAGGAACATGCAATTCTCTCCTATTGATCGAAATG GGTATGTTTCTGATCCCATGAGCACCATGAGGTTCCGCTCGTCCttcagcagcagcggcagcttTGAAGACAATAGCTGA
- the tnni3k gene encoding serine/threonine-protein kinase TNNI3K isoform X1, with translation MGNYKSRPSQTCTDEWKKKVGESYSVIIEKLDDDFQLPESALADLHLAFSSDEAFQKVNVNYRTEKGLSLLHLCCVCEGNKAHMRTLILKGLRPSRLTRNGFTALHLAAYKDNAELVTELLHGGSDVQQVGYGALTALHVATLAGHHEAADILLQHGAIVNVQDAVFFTPLHIASYYGHEQVAKLLLKFGADVDASGEVGDRPLHLAAAKGFLDIINLLVGDGSKANVNARDNEEHIPLHFCARFGHHEIVHFLLQGSGEVQPHSVNIYGDTPLHLACYNGKFSAVKEMIQLSGTESFLKENIFSETPLHSACTYGKDLEMVKFLLGQNAMSINHQGRDGHTALHSACFHGHIRLVQFLLDNGADMNLVACDPSRSSGEKDEQTCLMWAYEKGHDAIVTLLKHYKRPDDSPCNEYSQPGGDGSYVSVPSPLGKIKSMTKEKAEVLVLRASLPSHFHLQLSELEFNEIIGSGSFGRVYRGKCRNKIVAIKRYRANTYCSKSDVDMFCREVSILCRLNHPCIIQFVGACLDDPSQFAIVTQYISGGSLFSLLHEQKRLIDLQSKLIIAIDVAKGMEYLHNLTQPIIHRDLNSHNILLYEDGHAVVADFGESRFLQSVDEDNLTKQPGNLRWMAPEVFTQCTRYSVKADMFSYALCLWELLTGEIPFAHLKPAAAAADMAYHHIRPPIGYSIPKPISALLMRGWNSCPEDRPEFSEVVSNLEECLSNIELMSPASSNSSGSLSPSSSSDCLLSRGGPGRSHVAALRSRFELEYALNTRAYAFWTQRTCIVLQLIDRQRTEVSHFVIFSERRRASGGLSLEEIRRNMQFSPIDRNGYVSDPMSTMRFRSSFSSSGSFEDNS, from the exons ATGGGAAACTACAAATCCAGACCATCTCAGACATGCACAG ATGAGTGGAAGAAGAAAGTGGGCGAGTCGTACTCTGTGATCATTGAGAAGCTGGACGACGACTTCCAGCTTCCAGAAAGTGCTCTGGCAGACCTCCACCTTGCTTTCAG CTCCGATGAGGCTTTCCAGAAGGTGAACGTGAACTACCGAACGGAGAAGGGGCTGTCGCTGCTGCatctctgctgtgtgtgtgaag GAAATAAAGCTCACATGCGTACCCTCATACTCAAAGGCCTGCGTCCTTCTAGACTCACCAGGAATGGCTTCACTGCACTCCACCTGGCTGCTTACAAG GACAACGCAGAGCTGGTGACTGAACTCCTGCATGGTGGGTCAGACGTGCAGCAGGTGGGATACGGGGCCCTCACAGCTCTGCATGTTGCTACATTGGCTGGGCATCATGAG GCTGCTGACATACTCCTACAGCATGGAGCtattgtcaacgttcaggacgCTGTGTTTTTCACTCCGCTACATATTGCCTCCTACTATGGTCATGAGCAG GTTGCGAAGCTACTGCTGAAGTTTGGGGCAGATGTGGACGCCAGCGGTGAGGTGGGGGACCGGCCGCTGCACCTGGCTGCAGCCAAAGGCTTTCTTGACATCATAAACCTGCTGGTGGGAGATGGTAGCAAAGCTAATG TAAATGCCAGAGACAATGAAGAACACATTCCTCTCCACTTCTGTGCCCGTTTTGGTCACCATGAGATCgttcattttcttctccaaGGGAGCGGCGAAGTTCAGCCTCATTCTGTCAACATCTACGGGGACACACCGCTACACCT GGCTTGCTACAATGGCAAATTTAGTGCGGTGAAGGAGATGATACAGCTTTCTGGTACGGAAAGTTTCTTAAAGGAGAACATATTCAGTGAGACGCCACTTCACAG TGCATGTACTTACGGCAAAGACCTGGAGATGGTCAAATTCCTGCTGGGTCAGAACGCCATGAGCATCAATCATCAGGGCAGAGATGGCCACACAG CTCTTCACAGTGCCTGTTTCCATGGCCACATCCGCCTGGTGCAGTTTCTTCTGGACAACGGGGCCGACATGAACCTCGTGGCCTGTGATCCCAGCAGGTCCAGCGGGGAGAAAGACGAGCAGACTTGCCTGATGTGGGCTTACGAAaaag GTCACGATGCCATCGTCACCTTACTTAAACACTACAAACGTCCAGATGATTCCCCTTGTAATGAATACTCCCAGCCAGGAGGGG ACGGCTCCTATGTTTCAGTGCCATCTCCGCTTGGAAAAATCAAAAGCATGACTAAAG AAAAAGCTGAAGTGCTTGTGCTCCGGGCCAGCCTTCCATCTCATTTCCACCTTCAGCTGTCTGAGCTAGAGTTTAATGAAATTATCGGATCGG GCTCCTTTGGGAGAGTCTACAGAGGcaaatgcagaaacaaaattGTCGCCATAAAACG GTACAGAGCCAACACGTACTGCTCAAAGTCTGATGTGGACATGTTCTGCAGAGAGGTTTCCATCCTCTGTCGCCTCAATCACCCCTGTATCATCCAGTTTGTGGGAGCGTGCCTGGATGACCCCAGTCAGTTCGCCATCGTTACCCAGTACATCTCTGGAGGCTCGTTGTTCTCCCTGCTGCATGAGCAGAAGAG GCTCATCGACCTGCAGTCCAAGCTCATCATTGCCATCGACGTGGCCAAGGGCATGGAGTACCTGCACAACCTCACCCAGCCCATCATCCACCGGGATCTCAACAG TCACAATATCCTGCTCTATGAGGATGGACATGCAGTGGTGGCTGATTTTGGAG AATCGAGATTTTTACAATCGGTCGATGAAGATAATCTGACCAAGCAGCCAGGG AACCTGCGATGGATGGCTCCTGAAGTGTTCACCCAGTGCACCCGCTACTCGGTGAAGGCAGACATGTTCAGCTACGCCCTCTGTCTGTGGGAGCTGCTCACTGGAGAAATTCCTTTTGCACACCTGAAACCAG ctgctgctgctgcagacatGGCTTACCATCACATCCGGCCTCCTATTGGCTACTCAATCCCCAAACCCATCTCTGCTCTTCTCATGAGAGGCTGGAACTCCTGCCCAGAA GACAGGCCTGAATTCTCTGAAGTGGTTTCCAACTTGGAGGAATGTCTGAGCAACATTGAG TTGATGTCTCCAGCCTCCAGCAACAGCAGCGGCTCCCTTTcgccctcttcctcctctgactGTCTGCTGAGCCGAGGAGGACCCGGTCGAAGTCACGTGGCTGCCCTGCGCTCTCGTTTTGAGCTGGAGTACGCTCTCAACACCCGTGCCTACGCCTTCTGGACTCAGAG GACGTGTATTGTTTTGCAGCTGATTGACAGACAAAGGACTGAGGTTagtcattttgtcattttcagtgAGCGCCGCAGAGCTTCTGGTGGACTTTCACTGGAGGAAATCAGGAGGAACATGCAATTCTCTCCTATTGATCGAAATG GGTATGTTTCTGATCCCATGAGCACCATGAGGTTCCGCTCGTCCttcagcagcagcggcagcttTGAAGACAATAGCTGA
- the tnni3k gene encoding serine/threonine-protein kinase TNNI3K isoform X3 yields MGNYKSRPSQTCTDEWKKKVGESYSVIIEKLDDDFQLPESALADLHLAFSSDEAFQKVNVNYRTEKGLSLLHLCCVCEGNKAHMRTLILKGLRPSRLTRNGFTALHLAAYKDNAELVTELLHGGSDVQQVGYGALTALHVATLAGHHEAADILLQHGAIVNVQDAVFFTPLHIASYYGHEQVAKLLLKFGADVDASGEVGDRPLHLAAAKGFLDIINLLVGDGSKANVNARDNEEHIPLHFCARFGHHEIVHFLLQGSGEVQPHSVNIYGDTPLHLACYNGKFSAVKEMIQLSGTESFLKENIFSETPLHSACTYGKDLEMVKFLLGQNAMSINHQGRDGHTALHSACFHGHIRLVQFLLDNGADMNLVACDPSRSSGEKDEQTCLMWAYEKGHDAIVTLLKHYKRPDDSPCNEYSQPGGDGSYVSVPSPLGKIKSMTKEKAEVLVLRASLPSHFHLQLSELEFNEIIGSGSFGRVYRGKCRNKIVAIKRYRANTYCSKSDVDMFCREVSILCRLNHPCIIQFVGACLDDPSQFAIVTQYISGGSLFSLLHEQKRLIDLQSKLIIAIDVAKGMEYLHNLTQPIIHRDLNSHNILLYEDGHAVVADFGESRFLQSVDEDNLTKQPGNLRWMAPEVFTQCTRYSVKADMFSYALCLWELLTGEIPFAHLKPGQA; encoded by the exons ATGGGAAACTACAAATCCAGACCATCTCAGACATGCACAG ATGAGTGGAAGAAGAAAGTGGGCGAGTCGTACTCTGTGATCATTGAGAAGCTGGACGACGACTTCCAGCTTCCAGAAAGTGCTCTGGCAGACCTCCACCTTGCTTTCAG CTCCGATGAGGCTTTCCAGAAGGTGAACGTGAACTACCGAACGGAGAAGGGGCTGTCGCTGCTGCatctctgctgtgtgtgtgaag GAAATAAAGCTCACATGCGTACCCTCATACTCAAAGGCCTGCGTCCTTCTAGACTCACCAGGAATGGCTTCACTGCACTCCACCTGGCTGCTTACAAG GACAACGCAGAGCTGGTGACTGAACTCCTGCATGGTGGGTCAGACGTGCAGCAGGTGGGATACGGGGCCCTCACAGCTCTGCATGTTGCTACATTGGCTGGGCATCATGAG GCTGCTGACATACTCCTACAGCATGGAGCtattgtcaacgttcaggacgCTGTGTTTTTCACTCCGCTACATATTGCCTCCTACTATGGTCATGAGCAG GTTGCGAAGCTACTGCTGAAGTTTGGGGCAGATGTGGACGCCAGCGGTGAGGTGGGGGACCGGCCGCTGCACCTGGCTGCAGCCAAAGGCTTTCTTGACATCATAAACCTGCTGGTGGGAGATGGTAGCAAAGCTAATG TAAATGCCAGAGACAATGAAGAACACATTCCTCTCCACTTCTGTGCCCGTTTTGGTCACCATGAGATCgttcattttcttctccaaGGGAGCGGCGAAGTTCAGCCTCATTCTGTCAACATCTACGGGGACACACCGCTACACCT GGCTTGCTACAATGGCAAATTTAGTGCGGTGAAGGAGATGATACAGCTTTCTGGTACGGAAAGTTTCTTAAAGGAGAACATATTCAGTGAGACGCCACTTCACAG TGCATGTACTTACGGCAAAGACCTGGAGATGGTCAAATTCCTGCTGGGTCAGAACGCCATGAGCATCAATCATCAGGGCAGAGATGGCCACACAG CTCTTCACAGTGCCTGTTTCCATGGCCACATCCGCCTGGTGCAGTTTCTTCTGGACAACGGGGCCGACATGAACCTCGTGGCCTGTGATCCCAGCAGGTCCAGCGGGGAGAAAGACGAGCAGACTTGCCTGATGTGGGCTTACGAAaaag GTCACGATGCCATCGTCACCTTACTTAAACACTACAAACGTCCAGATGATTCCCCTTGTAATGAATACTCCCAGCCAGGAGGGG ACGGCTCCTATGTTTCAGTGCCATCTCCGCTTGGAAAAATCAAAAGCATGACTAAAG AAAAAGCTGAAGTGCTTGTGCTCCGGGCCAGCCTTCCATCTCATTTCCACCTTCAGCTGTCTGAGCTAGAGTTTAATGAAATTATCGGATCGG GCTCCTTTGGGAGAGTCTACAGAGGcaaatgcagaaacaaaattGTCGCCATAAAACG GTACAGAGCCAACACGTACTGCTCAAAGTCTGATGTGGACATGTTCTGCAGAGAGGTTTCCATCCTCTGTCGCCTCAATCACCCCTGTATCATCCAGTTTGTGGGAGCGTGCCTGGATGACCCCAGTCAGTTCGCCATCGTTACCCAGTACATCTCTGGAGGCTCGTTGTTCTCCCTGCTGCATGAGCAGAAGAG GCTCATCGACCTGCAGTCCAAGCTCATCATTGCCATCGACGTGGCCAAGGGCATGGAGTACCTGCACAACCTCACCCAGCCCATCATCCACCGGGATCTCAACAG TCACAATATCCTGCTCTATGAGGATGGACATGCAGTGGTGGCTGATTTTGGAG AATCGAGATTTTTACAATCGGTCGATGAAGATAATCTGACCAAGCAGCCAGGG AACCTGCGATGGATGGCTCCTGAAGTGTTCACCCAGTGCACCCGCTACTCGGTGAAGGCAGACATGTTCAGCTACGCCCTCTGTCTGTGGGAGCTGCTCACTGGAGAAATTCCTTTTGCACACCTGAAACCAG GACAGGCCTGA
- the fpgt gene encoding fucose-1-phosphate guanylyltransferase yields the protein MNQACSRKLQTATREKLRKLNSLRGREILPGEFWDVVAVTAVDGSQKEAYELQIREKVDGKELPVGAQYKVFSDPPGCKIGNGGSTLYALQQLNDIYGKALSNMRIILIHAGGFSQRMPSASALGKIFMPLPLGNPIYQMLELKLAMYVDFPSQMKPGFLVTCADDIELYSIPEGERVSFDKPGFTALAHPSPLSVGTTHGVFVLDPRERSSYPEMENASCLCFLHKPSIDEMQDSGAVCTNQNGLFSMSDSEFVYTDSTYYMDFKSAKSLLNLLNELGPLNCEIDAYGDFLQALGPKATIEYTKNTANVTKEESSLVEIRQKIFHLLKGMPLNVILLNNSKFYHIGTTSEYLFHLTEDEAFRGELDLLSSAFSVNANENFSGCCIMYSVLDPSCSVEAGSVVEYSRLETGVSVGGGSIISSCWVSPGLSVPAGVFMHTLCVTHQKQIRFVTVFFGIKDNLKQSVASPAYVEELEFFGLNLAKCLSHWGMENERLEFSGDSSNCSLWNACLFPVCSEQQSSFSVSLRMLQAVLSGSTSPPPRDTTLMSMQDCLQCKNLEEMLKLKRRLHHDIKQRKLSI from the exons ATGAACCAGGCCTGCAGCAGGAAACTACAAACCGCAACACGAGAGAAGCTCAGGAAACTGAACTCGCTGCGTG GTCGAGAGATTTTACCGGGTGAGTTTTGGGATGTCGTGGCTGTGACTGCTGTGGACGGGAGCCAGAAAGAAGCTTACGAGCTGCAGATCAGAGAGAAGGTTGACGGGAAAGAGCTTCCCGTCGGAGCTCAGTACAAGGTCTTCTCAGATCCCCCTGGGTGCAAAATAG GGAATGGAGGCTCCACTCTGTATGCTCTTCAGCAGCTGAATGACATCTATGGAAAAGCTCTGAGCAACATGAGAATCATCCTGATCCACGCAG GTGGCTTCAGCCAGCGAATGCCCAGTGCCAGCGCTCTGGGAAAGATCTTCATGCCTTTACCACTGGGGAACCCCATCTACCAGATGCTGGAGCTGAAACTGGCCATGTATGTGGATTTCCCATCACAAATGAAGCCCGGCTTCTTGGTGACCTGTGCAGATGACATCGAGCTCTACAGCATACCAGAGGGGGAGAGAGTCAGCTTTGATAAACCAGGCTTTACTGCTTTAGCCCATCCCTCCCCACTCTCTGTGGGAACCACCCATGGCGTGTTTGTGTTGGATCCGCGTGAACGTTCCTCGTATCCGGAAATGGAGAATGCCTCCTGTCTGTGCTTTCTGCACAAGCCAAGCATCGATGAGATGCAGGATAGTGGAGCTGTTTGCACGAATCAGAATGGCCTGTTTTCCATGTCTGACAGTGAGTTTGTCTACACAGACAGCACCTATTACATGGACTTTAAGAGTGCCAAGTCACTTCTGAACCTGCTGAATGAGTTGGGTCCGTTGAACTGTGAGATCGACGCATACGGGGACTTTCTTCAAGCTCTGGGGCCAAAAGCCACAATAGAGTACACCAAAAACACGGCTAATGTCACCAAAGAGGAGAGTAGTCTGGTTGAAATCCGACAAAAGATCTTCCATCTACTTAAAGGGATGCCCCTCAATGTCATTCTCCTCAACAACTCTAAGTTTTATCACATCGGGACCACCTCGGAGTACCTCTTCCACCTGACGGAGGACGAGGCGTTCAGGGGCGAGCTGGATCTCCTGTCATCTGCCTTCAGCGTAAATGCCAATGAAAACTTCTCTGGTTGCTGTATCATGTACAGTGTCCTTGATCCCAGTTGCTCTGTGGAGGCTGGGTCAGTGGTGGAGTACTCCAGACTGGAAACAGGGGTGTCTGTGGGTGGGGGGTCCATCATCAGCAGCTGCTGGGTCAGTCCAGGCCTCTCTGTGCCAGCTGGGGTTTTCATGCACACATTATGCGTTACCCACCAGAAACAAATCAGGTTTGTTACTGTCTTCTTTGGTATTAAGGACAACTTAAAGCAAAGTGTGGCTTCTCCTGCATATGTGGAGGAACTAGAGTTTTTTGGACTTAACCTTGCAAAGTGCCTGTCCCACTGGGGGATGGAGAATGAACGCCTCGAGTTCTCAGGAGACTCATCGAACTGTAGTTTGTGGAACGCTTGCTTGTTTCCTGTTTGCTCTGAGCAGCAAAGCTCCTTCTCCGTGTCTCTCAGAATGCTGCAGGCCGTCCTGAGTGGCTCCACAAGCCCCCCTCCCAGAGACACAACTCTGATGTCAATGCAGGACTGTTTACAGTGCAAGAACCTGGAGGAAATGCTGAAGCTCAAGAGGAGGCTACATCATGACATCAAACAGAGGAAACTCAGCATTTAA